The Flavobacterium galactosidilyticum nucleotide sequence CTACGTTTAGTGCATTCAGTTTTGATGGTCGGTTTATCGTTACAGTTGCGCTATTATTTTCAATATGTATTACTATGTTTTCGTAGTTCATAAGGTTTGTTTTTAGGTGTTAATTATGGGAAGTGTAACCGTAAAAGTGGTTCCTTTTCCCAGTTCAGATATAAAGGTAATTGTTCCTTTATAATTTTCAATGATGTTTCTAATAATTCCGAGACCAAGGCCCATTCCGCTTGTTTTAGTTGTAAATTTCGGTTCGAATATTCGAGCTATATCTTTTGATTGAATTCCAATTCCATTATCTGAAAAAGTAATTAATACATTATTGTCTTCTTTTTTAATTCGGACACGAACTGATTTGTGTTCCTGCTCTTCTGGAATAGACTGTATCGCGTTTTTAGCTAAATTCGTAATAATTCGGATGAGTTGTGTACGGTCAATTATCGAAATAATTTCTGGTGATTCGCTGATAACTTCTATATATTCTTCATTAAAAATATCCATCGCTAGCTCTACCACTTCAACTACGTTTAAGGTTTCATTTTGTTGCGCTGGCATCGAAGCAAAATTCGAAAATGCAGATGCAACGGCAGTCATTGTGTCAATTTGCTGAATTAAAGTTTCAGAGTAATCGTGCATTTTCTGTTTGACATTTGGATCACTTGGGTCAAATTTCCTCTGAAAACTCTGAACTGTTAGTCGCATTGGCGTAAGCGGATTTTTAATTTCGTGTGCTACTTGTTTCGCCATTTCGCGCCAAGCTTCCTCACGTTCGCTTTGGGCTAATTTTAAGGCACTTTTCTCTAATTCATCGACCATTGCGTTGTACGAATTAATCAATAGATTAATCTCTTTGCTGCTGGCTTCTAATACGATTTTCTCGTTTTTTTGACTTAAACTCGTTTCGCTTAATTTGTCTGAAATGGTTTTTAGAGACTTTGTGATGTATGACGAAAGGAAATACGCTAAAGCAAAAGCCATAATTAACATGAATGAATACACTTGGCCTAAGCGAATTAGAAAGCTTTTCAATTCATTTTCATAATAACCGTCATCCTCAACATAAGGTAAGTTAAGAATTCCTAGGGGTTTAAATTTATCATCTTTGATTTGGCTAAAAGCCGAACGATTCTTTTTACCATCAATAGTTTTGATGTCGACGTATCTTTTTTCAATAGAAGAGCGCACGAGTTTCAGAATGTACTTTGGAATTGGTGGTGCTACTTTATCAACTGAAAAAGATTCTTTAGAGGATTTTAATAACTTCCCATCTAGACTATAAATATTGATTTCTACGTTATGAATATGTGCAAGCTCATGAATTTTGTCTTTGAAAATTAAATCTAAATTTCCAGAAGTAAGCGGATAAGTAGTTGTGGAAAGTATGAAGTTGATATGTTGTTTTACCGCGTTTTCATTACGTTCCAGACGCTCTTGATGGTATTCCTTAGCTTCATTTTTAAATTGGATAATAGAAATAGATGCTAAAATAACAGATGCCATCAATATCAAAATGATCATCGAAAGGAAAAACCTGATTCGTAAGGAGAGCGTTGCCATTTTAAAACCTTTCAGCATTTTTTAAGTGTTCAGTGTTCAGTTTGAAAATTGTACACAAGTTAATCATTTGTTTTTACTCCAAATTTATTTGGATTTCGAATCATGTAATTTATAAGCTTTCCCACCTCTTTGTTTTCTTTACAGAAAAGAATAAATGTTTCTTCAGAAATATAGTCGCACGCAAAACAAAACTCCAGCCAAATATGTGTTTCTGAATTTTCAGCATCACAATCAGTTAGTTTGCTGTCAAAATGTGTGGCATAATCTCTGTTTCTATAAGTCTCTGCACTATTTGCACAAACACTTCGAGAAGATCTTCTTATTTGATCTGTTAAAGAATATGTCTCTTCTTATGGAAAAGATTTACTTAAATCAAAAATTTTCATAGCTAATTAAAACCCTTTTTGATGAGCTAATAGATCTTGATATCACATTTTTATTGGTTTAGTTAGTAACCGAATACTAAAGGAACTACTTCTTCTCTCTAATTCTTTTATAAAATTTAAATCCTAACATAATTAAAATCGAAAATGCAAAAATTCCAATAACTCCATAAATCCAGTTTACGGCATTTTTTAAAATTACTAAAAATACTACTGCAAAAAGAATAATGGTTGCGCCTTCATTCCACAAACGCATATAATTTGTGGAGTATTTTACCTCGTCGTTTTGTAATTCCTTGAATATTAAGTGGCATTTCCAATGGTATAAATAGAGCGCAAATACGAAGCTAAGTTTTACATGCATCCAAGGTTGCTGTAACCAGGATTGACCTAAATCAGTAAAAAACAACATCCAATACGCAAAAATACTAGCTAAAACTGCTGACGGCCAGGTGATAATGTACCAAAGACGATAGGTCATTACTTTGTACTGTTTTTGTAAAATTTCTTTCTCTGGAGATGGTTTCTCGTTAGCCTCTATTTGGTACACAAATAGCCTAACGATATAAAACAATCCTGCAAACCAGGTAATAACAAAGATAAGGTGTAAGGATTTTAAGTAATTATAATATTCCATCGGTAGTTTGAATCATTTTTATTTTCATTTCTTTTTTTAGAAAATAGCCAGTCAATATGGTAGATAATACATCGGCTATTGGGAATGCAATCCACACTCCAAAAATACCTAAAAATTTTGGTAGAATTAATACTAAAGGGATTAGGAAAAACCCTTGTTTGCTTAAAGTCAAAAGTAACGCTTTTTTTGCATTTCCAGCTGCTTGAAAATAAGCTGCACCTATTAATTGGATAGCAATAATAGGAGACGCAGCGAATACCCATCGTAATGCGTCAGGAGTTTGAGCTATTACTAGCTCATCTGTAGTAAATACGGTAACTATAGATTTAGCAAAAATTAAAATAAAGATAAAAATTACTGTAGCTAGAAAAGCGGCATATTTTATAGAGAGTACAACACTTTCCTTAACTCTTTGATGATTTCCTGCGCCATAATTATATCCTGCAATTGGTAGAAATCCTTGAGTAATTCCTAAAATAGGGAACACAGCAAACATTAACATCCTACTGATAATTCCGTAAATAGCTACTGAATGCTCGCCGCCGTAAGTATATAAGGTATGGTTTAGTATGATCGATAAAATGCTCACAACGCCTTGTCTTGAAAAAGTAACAAAGCTTAGTTCTGAGATTTCCTTGACAATAGGCAATTTGAATTTAAAATATTTTGCAGTTAATTTTAATTCGCTTCTGTAAAGAAAAAACCATAGTACGAATAAGAAGCAAGAGAAATAGGAAAGTGCTGTTGCTAAAGCAGCGCCAAATAAGCCTAAATTCATAAATTTTATAAAAACAACATCGAGTATAATATTTATAAAAGCGGGAATAATCATGGCAACCATAGCAAATTTAGCTTTGCCTTCAGCACGAATAATGTTGTTACCCATCATACAAAGCCCTAGAAATGGAACGCTAATAATAATAGGGAAGAAGAATTCCTCAGCGGGTTTTATTATCGCTCCTTCAGCGCCAAATAGCGCTAACATCTCGTCACTAAAAAAGATACCAAGAATCACAAAGATTAATGACAATAAAAGTGTCATCATGATTTGATTAGCAAAAGTATTTTTAGCTTTTTCGGTATCATTTGCACCTAAAGCTCTGGAGAGTACAGAGCCACCTCCCACACCAATCGCCATTCCTAAAGATGAAATTAAAAAAGTAATGGGCAAAACTACCGTTACCGCCGCAATGGCAAGAGAACCAATCCATTGTCCGACAAAAATAGTGTCAATCAAAATATTGACGGACATGAACAGAACACCAATAGAGGATGGAACTGCTTGTTTTATCAGCAGTTTTCTAATATCTTGGCTTCCTAAATCCTCGGCGGTAACAGCCATTTATGCGTTTATTTTTTCAGCATTAGGTTTAATAGATGAGGAAGTGTTTGACCATGTTGTTATCCAGTTACCAACTGTTTGACACCAGTCATCGCTATCATTTAAACAAGGAATAGCTAAAAATTCTTCACCACCGTGTGCTTTAAATTCATGATTAGCTTCCATAGCAATTTCTTCTAGTGTTTCTAAACAATCGGATACAAAAGCAGGAGTTACAACAGCTAGTTTTTTAATTCCTTTTTCAGGCATTTTGTTTACTTCAACATCAGTGTAAGGTGTTAACCATTTGTCACCCGCTAAGCGCGATTGAAATGTTTGGCTGTATTTTCCTTCTGGAATTCCAAGTAGTTTAACGACCTGTTTTGTTGTTTCATAACATTGGTGACGGTAACAAAACTCATGCGCAGGTGATGGAGTATTACAACAAGAACCGTCAATTTTACAATGAGACTTAGTAATATCTGTTTTACGAATGTGACGCTCCGGAATTCCGTGATATGAGAATAATAAATGATCATAATCATAACCTTGTAAGTGGCCTTTGATCGAATCAGCAAGATTTTTGATGTAATCTGATTTGTTATAAAAAGCTGGAACGATAGTAAATTTCATTTCTGGAAAATGTTTTTTACGTAAATCTTCAGCTAGTTCTAAAATTGTAGTAGTAGAAGCCATGGCATGTTGCGGGTACAAAGGAAATAACATCACTTCATTTACACCTTTATCATGCAATTCTTGTAAACCAGATAAAAGAGAAGGATTTCCGTAACGCATCGCTAGTGCAACTGGCACATCAACTAATTGTTTTACTTTTTCGTGCATTCTTTTAGAAATAACGACAAGTGGCGAACCTTCATCCCACCAAATTTTGGCGTAAGCTGCGGCAGACTTTTTAGGCCTTGTTTGAAGAATGATTCCACGAACTAATAATGCTCTCAACAAAAACGGTACGTCGATAACGTATTTGTCCATTAAAAATTCATCTAAATAAGGTTTTACATCCTTTGCTGTCGGACTTTCTGGAGATCCTAAATTTACTAATAATACGCCTTTCATTGTTTTTGTTTTATTTTTCTCAAAAGTACTGCAAGTACCTAATGAGAATTATGATAAATGTTAGTTTTTATTTATTCTTAAATATGTTTAGCTTATACTTTTTTTAAACATTAGTATTTATAGACATCAAATATTTTTTTGGTGTTGTGCCGTATTTCTTTTTAAAAGCTGCAATAAAGTGGCTTCCTGTACTATAGCCTATTTTTAAACCCACCTCATTTACATTGTAGGAACCGCTATCAAGTAGTTTTCGAGCAGCATCCATCTTGTAATCAAATAGAAATCCATAAACGGTATCGCCATAAATTTGTTTGAAACCCATTTTTAGCTTTTTCAAATTCAAACCAATTTCATCTGCTAATTCCTGTAATCCTGGTGGTTCAGACATGTTAGCTATGATGATTTCCTTTGCTTTTCTGATTTTCATCACGTTTTCTTCATCGATCAAGAAAGGACATTGCTCGGCATTTGGATCCTCAGTTCTATTGAAATATAAACTTAATAATTCGTATCCTTTTCCTTTGTAATAAAGGTTTTTAATAGATGGATTTAGGTTGTAATGAAACATTTGGTTCAAAACAATTGCCATTGATGGACTAATATCACTCTCGTTGTAATACTTCTTTTCTTTGTTTTCCTTGCTTAAAAATGGGATATTCTCAGCATCTGTAGTAAAGAGTCCATGAAATTTTTTGATAGAAACAAATATTGAAATCAACCAGGTTTTTGGATCAATTTCAACATTTAGCGGAAGTTCTTTCTCAGTATTATAAAACAATAAAGCTTTTTCCTCTTTTAGTTTTAAACTATAATTTCCCTGATTGAAATTGTAATTAGCACTTCCCTTTAAGCCAAAATGAAATTGTATCAACCCTAATTGTATCGGACGCTGAAAAACAGCAACTTCATCAGTGTTATTTTGAAAACGAATTAAAATAAAATCATCGTCAATTTTTATTTCTTCCTCCATTTATAGATTTATTTAATTCAACGAACTGAAGTTTAGAATTACAATTCTACTCTTTCACGACCTTCAAAAATAAATCTTTTAAATGGTTAAATGTTCACTTCCGTCTAAATTTATAAAATCTTTAATTTTTGTGCTTGTTATTTTAAAACAGATGCTACTTGAATATTGATTTTGTTAGAAACTTTGTTCTTTACTACCGATGGAATAGCGATATTAAAATCGCTTGCATTCACTGGGAAGTTAGCGTTTAGATTAATTCCTGAAGCGGATTTACTAATTTTAGCAATTGTTTTTACGGGCACAGATTTTCCATGAATTTCGAGCTTGCCGTTCAACACAAAATCTTTTGGTGTTGAGGTTAATAATGAAGTGTCTAAACCTTCAATTTTTCCTTTAAAAATCGCTTTTGGGAAACGGTCACTTTCAACGTAATTTTCATTAAAATGTTCTTCCATTAAAGCAATTTTAAATCGGAAACCTTTCATTAAAACTAGACTTGCTATTTCGCCTGTTACTGGATTTAAAACTAGCGTTGCATTATTGTTAACTGCTTTAACTTCTTCAAAAGCTGGTACAGAAGCTTCAAAAGTTACTATTGAGGATTTGCTAATTATTTTTTCCTGTGCAAAACTGATGTTTGATATATAAAGTAGCGCTACGATTATAATCTTTTTCATGTTTATTTAATTTGTTATTTTAATAATCCGTCTTGATTCCATTTTATTATAATATCGATCGTTGCTTGTGGTAATCTTGGGCCGCCTTGTGGCATCAACAAACTATTGCCATTGCTCAGGGAAATTCTATTTAATAATCCTCTGTTTTGAACTGCATTTTGAACTTGTTCATAAGTTACTAATGGCATTGGCGCACCATTTCTAGGCACTGCTGCATGACATGAAATACAGTTGTTGTCAATAATAGCTTTTACATTTTGCGTGTAAGTTACTTGCCCCAAAACTGGTGGATTATCCATCAGCGTTTCAGAATTGTCACTGCTACAAGCTACAAAAAAGCTGGTGGAAGAAAGGATTGCCATTAATTGTGTTGCTTTCATAATATTTATGGTTTTAAGTTAAGTGCGCATTCTCAAAATGCTAAAGATTTTTTTAATAAACCTCCTTTTAGCACTTACGTAAAAGTTCGAGCTTTAGTTTTCTGGATTTTATTTTTCTCTCCTGAGATCCAATATGTTGCTTTTTGCGTAAATGAAATTAACTAAACTCTAAATAAACTTATATGTACAAAAAAACACTATTTGCGATTTTTATTTTCTTAGTAGGTGGACTATCTATTTATTATTATGTGTACCAAGGTCATAGAAACATTGACGGCGAAAAAGCTGCGTACACTCTTGAAACTGCTGAGTTGCAAAAAGATTTTATTGCTAATGATAGTCTAGCTCTCCTTAAGTATCAAGATCAAACTATAGAGTTGAGGGCCAGAATAACCTTGATTGATTTAGATAATAATGCTCTTGTTCTGGATAATAAAGTATTTGCCACTTTTAATGACAGCCTGCCTCAGGACCTTAATACAAATGAGATTTTTAATGTAAAAGGTAGATTTCTTGGCTACGATGAACTGCTAGACGAATTCAGAATGGATCAGAGTTCCATTGTAAAATAAAAACCAATTAAAATTAATTAACAATCCAAAAATAAATTCTCATGAAAAAATTATTCCTACTCTTATTTTTACTTCCATTATTAAGTCACTCACAAACCGATTTATTATCTGGAATAGATACTGTTGCTACAAATCAAAAAGTTGTTTCTGCTTTTAAAGGTTTAAAAATTGTAAATCTCGAATCGACAAAACTTGCTGCAAAAGGCGATTTGTATTTTATTGTAGCCCACAGATTTGGCTCCGTAAAAGATGGCTTTGAAGGTTTTTTTGGTTTAGATAATGCAAATACCCAAATAAAATTTGTTTACGGGCTGAAAGAGTGGTTAACGATTAGTGCTGCCAGAAGTGAGTTAGCTTATGATTTTTCTACTAAATACACTTTACTTAGCCAAGTAAAAGATGGTTTTCCGGTTACAATAGCTGGTTTTACTAGTTTAGCAATCAATAATACACTGAAAGAAAGCTTGTATCCAAAATTGACATTTGATAATCGCTTAACTTATGTAGGACAGTTGTTAATTTCGAGAAAATATTCAGATAAGCTATCTTTAGAAATTGCACCTACCATTTTCCATGAAAATTTTAACGAAAATCCAATTCAGGATAACACCCAATATGCAATAGGTTTTGGAGGGAGATATAAATTATCAAAACGCTGGTCGCTTAATATAGATTATGCAGCTCATTTAAACCGCGGATCAAATTCAGTATTCAAGAATCCATTATCTATAGGATTCGATTTAGAAACTGGAGGACATGTTTTTCAAATGCATTTTACCAGTTCACAAGGAATTCACGAAGCGGGATACTTAGGTCAAACAACTGGTGACTGGGCTAAAGGGGATGTTTTCTTTGGCTTCAATCTACTTAGAGCTTTTTAAAAAACAGAAATTACTTCCCTCTAAAACACTAGTTTTATTTAAAGTGATTCTAAATAAAGGATAATTGCATTTATTTAAAACCAAATTTTACAAATCCTCGTAAATGATTTGAAAACACATAAACATGAAAAAATCAAGTAAAATTATTAAGAGAGTGCTTTATTCAATAGCAGGAATTGCTGTTGTCTTTATTGCAATTTTAGTTTTTCACATTGCAACGGCTAAACCAGCAGTGTATGATGCGCCAAATTTACAAATAAGTAGAATTGATTTTAAATCGAATATCGATTCGCTTAAAGCAAAAGAAATTTGTGCCGACTTAAGAACTATAAAGGGTTTGACTTCGGATTCGATTATTGTAAAAAGAAACGTGGTAGTTTATTTCCATAATAATAAAATTACCAATTCAGAGAAAGTGTATGATGAACTAATGGCAAAAAGACCGTATGATGCAAGTCGCTTTATTTTACCGCAAGGTTTAGAGAATAAAGAAGTATGTCCTATTGATCAAAACAGTATGACTTATAAAGTATCAAAGAGTATAAATCAATTTTTTAATTAACCCCTTAAATTCAATTATTATGAAAAATTATTCAAAAATTACACTTGGTGTATTATTCGTTGCCTCCACAGCGTTCACTTCATGTAGCAACGACGACGACGTTCCAGCTCCAATGGTTAAAGCAAGTATCTACGAGCGTTTAGGTGGATCAAAAATGGTAGCTGATCCAGATATGCCTGGACAAATGATAGAGGCAGGACGTTTATCTTACCGTAAAGTAGTAAACTCAACGGTTGGGTTGATTGTTGCCGATGTTCAAAATAAAGCTCCAGGAAATTTAGGAGCTCACTTTGCACCGTTGTTAACAGAAGTTGCTGCTGGAAATACTACTAAATTAGCTGTTTTAGTTGACAACTTGACTGATTTCTTCTCGTTTAATACAGGTGGAACTAATGCAGTAAATACCTATACAGGTCTAAACATGGTTGCTACTCACGATCCTGCTCAAAACCCACGTATGGGAACGAAATCTAGCGATGCTGATTTTACAAAATTTGAAGGCTATGTAGGTGCAGCAGCAGTTGCTAATGGCGTTAAATCGGACACTGAGTTGTACAAAGATATTGTTGTTGTATTAGAGTCTATCAGAAAGCCAACGGTACAAAAATAGTACCCTTTTGAGATTAAAAACGCTACTCATTTGGAGTAGCGTTTTTACTTATTAAACCCATTTTAATCTGATTTTTATGAAAAACAGTATAATTTCATAATTCATTTATTTTTAAAATCAAATGATATTTGGTTTTAAATTAACTTATTATCAAATGTAAATTTGTCTGTTAGTAATCCAAAAAATATAAATCGTCATTGTGATTTATATAATCTTAAAAAAAGTTAAAATAATTGTAATTAAATTTAACTTTTTAAGAACCCTAAGCGATATTTTTTCGTATCTAATATAGGAAATAGCAGTGTTGTTATTTAGAATTATTCTATACAAATAACTAAATAATACCTGATTTCACTCTATTTTTGAATAGAAACTGTTTTGTAAATGTTATTTTGATGTAATTTGTCGCTAAGCGATACAAAAAGCACTTGCAGCGTTGTTTTTATAAAATAGTTAATAATAATTTTGTAGAACTTTTTTAGGAAAAGTATAATATGGAAAAATTCAACATGTCCAAAAACAGCACTTTCTATGCTTTAGGTTTAAGTTATAAAAAAGCAGACGCAACAATTAGAGGTAAATTTAGTTTAGATGCTAAAGCTCAGTCAATTTTATTGATGCAAGCCGAAGCCGAAGGAATAGAGTCATTGATTGTTACTTCCACATGTAATAGAACTGAAATCTATGGTTTTGCTAAACATCCTTATGAATTAATCAAACTACTTTGTGAAAACAGTAATGGCTCGGTAGAAGAGTTTCAAGAAGTAGCTTACATATATAAAAATCAAGAAGCTATTAATCACATGTTTCGTGTAGGAACTGGATTAGACAGCCAGATTTTAGGTGATTTTGAAATTATTAGCCAGATCAGAAATGCTTTTAATTTAAGCAAGTCTAATGGTTTGATAAATACGTTTATGGATCGTTTAGTTAATTCAGTTATTCAAGCGAGTAAACGAATTAAGACACAAACTGATATTTCTTCTGGAGCTACTTCAGTTTCATTTGCTTCTGTTCAATACATTTTTAAAAATGTTGATGACATTGCTAATAAAAATATTTTACTTTTTGGAACAGGAAAAATAGGTAGAAACACTTGTGAGAATTTAGTTAAGCATACTAAACACAGTCAAATTACCTTAATCAATCGTACTAAAGATAAA carries:
- a CDS encoding four helix bundle protein, which encodes MRRSSRSVCANSAETYRNRDYATHFDSKLTDCDAENSETHIWLEFCFACDYISEETFILFCKENKEVGKLINYMIRNPNKFGVKTND
- a CDS encoding sensor histidine kinase, which encodes MIILILMASVILASISIIQFKNEAKEYHQERLERNENAVKQHINFILSTTTYPLTSGNLDLIFKDKIHELAHIHNVEINIYSLDGKLLKSSKESFSVDKVAPPIPKYILKLVRSSIEKRYVDIKTIDGKKNRSAFSQIKDDKFKPLGILNLPYVEDDGYYENELKSFLIRLGQVYSFMLIMAFALAYFLSSYITKSLKTISDKLSETSLSQKNEKIVLEASSKEINLLINSYNAMVDELEKSALKLAQSEREEAWREMAKQVAHEIKNPLTPMRLTVQSFQRKFDPSDPNVKQKMHDYSETLIQQIDTMTAVASAFSNFASMPAQQNETLNVVEVVELAMDIFNEEYIEVISESPEIISIIDRTQLIRIITNLAKNAIQSIPEEQEHKSVRVRIKKEDNNVLITFSDNGIGIQSKDIARIFEPKFTTKTSGMGLGLGIIRNIIENYKGTITFISELGKGTTFTVTLPIINT
- a CDS encoding MATE family efflux transporter; amino-acid sequence: MAVTAEDLGSQDIRKLLIKQAVPSSIGVLFMSVNILIDTIFVGQWIGSLAIAAVTVVLPITFLISSLGMAIGVGGGSVLSRALGANDTEKAKNTFANQIMMTLLLSLIFVILGIFFSDEMLALFGAEGAIIKPAEEFFFPIIISVPFLGLCMMGNNIIRAEGKAKFAMVAMIIPAFINIILDVVFIKFMNLGLFGAALATALSYFSCFLFVLWFFLYRSELKLTAKYFKFKLPIVKEISELSFVTFSRQGVVSILSIILNHTLYTYGGEHSVAIYGIISRMLMFAVFPILGITQGFLPIAGYNYGAGNHQRVKESVVLSIKYAAFLATVIFIFILIFAKSIVTVFTTDELVIAQTPDALRWVFAASPIIAIQLIGAAYFQAAGNAKKALLLTLSKQGFFLIPLVLILPKFLGIFGVWIAFPIADVLSTILTGYFLKKEMKIKMIQTTDGIL
- the hemH gene encoding ferrochelatase, which codes for MKGVLLVNLGSPESPTAKDVKPYLDEFLMDKYVIDVPFLLRALLVRGIILQTRPKKSAAAYAKIWWDEGSPLVVISKRMHEKVKQLVDVPVALAMRYGNPSLLSGLQELHDKGVNEVMLFPLYPQHAMASTTTILELAEDLRKKHFPEMKFTIVPAFYNKSDYIKNLADSIKGHLQGYDYDHLLFSYHGIPERHIRKTDITKSHCKIDGSCCNTPSPAHEFCYRHQCYETTKQVVKLLGIPEGKYSQTFQSRLAGDKWLTPYTDVEVNKMPEKGIKKLAVVTPAFVSDCLETLEEIAMEANHEFKAHGGEEFLAIPCLNDSDDWCQTVGNWITTWSNTSSSIKPNAEKINA
- the hemA gene encoding glutamyl-tRNA reductase, with the translated sequence MEKFNMSKNSTFYALGLSYKKADATIRGKFSLDAKAQSILLMQAEAEGIESLIVTSTCNRTEIYGFAKHPYELIKLLCENSNGSVEEFQEVAYIYKNQEAINHMFRVGTGLDSQILGDFEIISQIRNAFNLSKSNGLINTFMDRLVNSVIQASKRIKTQTDISSGATSVSFASVQYIFKNVDDIANKNILLFGTGKIGRNTCENLVKHTKHSQITLINRTKDKAEKLAKKLNVVVKDYADLQLELQKADVVVVATGAQNPTIDKTILNLKKPLLILDLSIPKNVNENVKHIDGVTLIHMDQLAQITDETLENRKQHIPQAELIIEEIKEEFNSWNKNRKFAPTIQALKEKLNSIKEGELNFQRKKITNFHEEQAELISNRIIQQITKHFVNHLKDGESMEEGIEWIEKVFQLEQEKSFF
- a CDS encoding AraC family transcriptional regulator, whose translation is MEEEIKIDDDFILIRFQNNTDEVAVFQRPIQLGLIQFHFGLKGSANYNFNQGNYSLKLKEEKALLFYNTEKELPLNVEIDPKTWLISIFVSIKKFHGLFTTDAENIPFLSKENKEKKYYNESDISPSMAIVLNQMFHYNLNPSIKNLYYKGKGYELLSLYFNRTEDPNAEQCPFLIDEENVMKIRKAKEIIIANMSEPPGLQELADEIGLNLKKLKMGFKQIYGDTVYGFLFDYKMDAARKLLDSGSYNVNEVGLKIGYSTGSHFIAAFKKKYGTTPKKYLMSINTNV
- a CDS encoding CopD family protein, with amino-acid sequence MEYYNYLKSLHLIFVITWFAGLFYIVRLFVYQIEANEKPSPEKEILQKQYKVMTYRLWYIITWPSAVLASIFAYWMLFFTDLGQSWLQQPWMHVKLSFVFALYLYHWKCHLIFKELQNDEVKYSTNYMRLWNEGATIILFAVVFLVILKNAVNWIYGVIGIFAFSILIMLGFKFYKRIREKK
- a CDS encoding DUF5777 family beta-barrel protein: MKKLFLLLFLLPLLSHSQTDLLSGIDTVATNQKVVSAFKGLKIVNLESTKLAAKGDLYFIVAHRFGSVKDGFEGFFGLDNANTQIKFVYGLKEWLTISAARSELAYDFSTKYTLLSQVKDGFPVTIAGFTSLAINNTLKESLYPKLTFDNRLTYVGQLLISRKYSDKLSLEIAPTIFHENFNENPIQDNTQYAIGFGGRYKLSKRWSLNIDYAAHLNRGSNSVFKNPLSIGFDLETGGHVFQMHFTSSQGIHEAGYLGQTTGDWAKGDVFFGFNLLRAF
- a CDS encoding YceI family protein — protein: MKKIIIVALLYISNISFAQEKIISKSSIVTFEASVPAFEEVKAVNNNATLVLNPVTGEIASLVLMKGFRFKIALMEEHFNENYVESDRFPKAIFKGKIEGLDTSLLTSTPKDFVLNGKLEIHGKSVPVKTIAKISKSASGINLNANFPVNASDFNIAIPSVVKNKVSNKINIQVASVLK